A region from the Lolium perenne isolate Kyuss_39 chromosome 4, Kyuss_2.0, whole genome shotgun sequence genome encodes:
- the LOC127296097 gene encoding uncharacterized protein gives MSRPSRSDAHLSPVDEAVRVAEVREYYDDAAPKRHTKPSRSEHSAVYTDDALVDSSHPELDKLQELEAHTEKLVLEGGKPGEEFVETEYYRDLGGVGKQHHTTGTGFIKMDKPTGASFELSEDPDASERHASCKGNPATNEWIPSADTVYQASDKPSRSDS, from the exons ATGTCGCGGCCGAGCAGGAGCGACGCGCACCTGTCCCCCGTGGACGAGGCGGTGCGGGTGGCGGAGGTGCGAGAGTACTACGACGACGCCGCGCCCAAGCGCCACACCAAGCCCTCCCGCAGCGAGCACTCCGCCGTCTACACCGACGACGCGCTCGTCGACTCCTCCCACCCGGAGCTCGACAAGCTCCAGGAGCTCGAGGCCCACACCGAG AAATTGGTGCTCGAGGGCGGCAAGCCGGGAGAGGAGTTCGTGGAGACGGAGTACTACAGGGACCTCGGCGGCGTCGGCAAGCAGCACCACACG ACTGGGACGGGCTTCATCAAGATGGACAAGCCCACCGGCGCCTCCTTCGAGCTCTCCGAGGACCCTGACGCGTCGGAGCGCCATGCTTCTTGCAAGGGGAATCCTGCCACCAACGAGTGGATCCCGTCGGCCGACACG GTGTACCAGGCGTCAGACAAGCCCAGCAGAAGCGACAGCTGA
- the LOC127296098 gene encoding uncharacterized protein, giving the protein MEDFWGFYLGQHSKPVTRRCHFAGTLASLVCALLAAATGRASLLAACPVLGYGMAWYSQIFVEGNRPATFGHPVWSLLCEYRMFALILTGRIDAELARLRIRPPSDATVHHE; this is encoded by the coding sequence ATGGAGGATTTCTGGGGCTTCTACCTGGGCCAGCACTCGAAGCCGGTGACGCGCCGCTGTCACTTCGCCGGCACGCTTGCGTCGCTCGTCTGCGCACTCCTCGCGGCCGCCACCGGCCGCGCCTCGCTCCTGGCAGCGTGCCCCGTGCTCGGGTACGGCATGGCGTGGTACAGCCAGATCTTCGTGGAGGGCAACCGGCCGGCCACGTTCGGCCACCCCGTCTGGTCCTTGCTCTGCGAGTACCGCATGTTTGCCCTCATCCTCACCGGCCGCATCGACGCCGAGCTCGCACGCCTCCGCATCCGGCCCCCGAGCGACGCCACCGTGCACCATGAGTGA